The DNA window CCGTATCCGGGGATTTGTTTCCCTCTTTTAATATTGCTTCGGGACAGTATGCCTGTCATTCTTCCAAAGGAGAAAGAAAAAGAATGGCTAAATCCCGACAACCAAAATCTTGAGGAATTGCAATCCATACTTGAACCATGTCCATCAAAAGATATGGAATGCTACCAGGTCTCCCCTCTCGTTAATTCACCTGCTAATGATACACCCGAGTGCACTGAAGCCGTTTGAAAAACTCCAGGATAAGTCATTGCTATTCCTTCTATACGACTCTTACCACACCTCTAAATATCAATTTTCTTAAAATAAGAGCACCCTCCATCAGAAAGTTGCATTTTCCAGCCAAATATGATTTAGTCTGCTGACCCGTTAATAGCTAACAGGGAGATATAAAGCAAATTCTTAAGAAAAGAGAACCGTTATATATAGATATATCAATAGGTTATAGAACCCCATTTATTCACGTCCCATTTATTCACCAATATTTACCCTCTAAGCCGTTTTTTCTAAGTGGTCTTATAAGAGGAGCTTCGCTAGTTTCTATTATTTCGCCTGTAGACGTGTCAACTTCCCTCATTACCCCCTGGCAAAGCTCTTTAGTTATTATTTTCTTGTAAACGCAATTAAAATTTGATAAGAATATCACCCAATAGTTTTTAGGAGGGGGAAATGGGGGACTTAAAAACAATTAATGATATTAGAGCCCGCGCCTGTTGATACAGGTTGCGGGCTTTTTGTTTAAGAAAGGGATAAAAGTAAATGAGTCAGAATCCAGATGATGTTAGTACTTCAAAATTCAAATACATTTTAATGGCTGTTGCTTATATTGTTTTGATTGCAGCCGTTACTTATCTCGGTTATTACAGAGGCTAGACCTTGATGTTAAAGTTGATAAAGAAAAGAATATAGAAGCAGGATTGGAAACAAAAGAAGGGTTGGTCAAAGGTAAAGAGACAGAAGCTGAAAAGACGGAAAAACCAGGAAGGAGAAAAGGGGATATTTCTCTTTAACGCTTTACGTCATCAAATGAAAGCAATTAGTATCGTTATATCAATGGGTTAAAGTGTTGCAGTGAAGAGGGCAGACCTAAAAGAGAACCCTCCCGAATGGCACTACACTTGGAATTTACTATTCAACGGTGAGTATTATTTATAGAAGGAATTGAGAATTCAAGATTAAACGGGCTGTTGCCCAAATCGGATAAGTGCTTCGACGAGCTCAGCACGACAGAATTATGGTTATATTTAATAGAAAAAACCGGCCACCCTGAGCTTGTTGAAGGGGCACTTTAGCTTTGGACAACAGCCTGTTAAGATGTGGCCCTGTATTATGCCGTATTCTGTAAACAAAGTGTTTGCTCCGTAAAATCTCATAGGGTAGAGATTAAACCTTAAAGTAGTGAAATGACCAGAAGGGTCAATGAGGATGTCATATGTTGTTCTCAACCGTTCCTTTTAATTTTTACAAGAAAAGCAATTAGAATGAAAGAACTATAATAAATGCTTGGTCGTTTCTTTGAAAGGACTTGTTAAA is part of the Deltaproteobacteria bacterium genome and encodes:
- a CDS encoding SOS response-associated peptidase, whose product is MFLPYPGICFPLLILLRDSMPVILPKEKEKEWLNPDNQNLEELQSILEPCPSKDMECYQVSPLVNSPANDTPECTEAV